In a single window of the Papaver somniferum cultivar HN1 chromosome 8, ASM357369v1, whole genome shotgun sequence genome:
- the LOC113304001 gene encoding pentatricopeptide repeat-containing protein At1g18900-like — protein sequence MLRSKQIGSLTKSARSFFVNGSRSSGAEGSPCPYPGDETYDARKQLRNNGVLLPHKDFTFSSKSSTRDGAIPSGDAIGAIGCKTENASKSSTRDGAIHSAHVTSLPSPALKLGSGSDVCGIQKDPSTARVSVQFVKAGITAVSLLSDLVNYKIPLSDGKEVLHNNTNCMLDPSRPISSIRPSNIKPVKRESFVTVDRRPTVVEIGRGTTSNVHYDAQAEKFAPLKTTSTNHSSSNNIQDNSAKNHNVPSGTQYLQRQSEQQKSELTSYGVVSNPKSGQASEPKAAGSASESIRSGSHNVQKPSMYARKPACFIPLSRHNVNTRHAVERVLNILQQHNWVPSAEEALEKLNCSLDPYQANQVLKQLQDHSTAIGFFNWLKSRPGFKHDGYTYTTTVGILGRVRKFTYINQLLDEMARDGCLPNVVTYNRLIHSYGRANYLNEALNVFHQMQEEGCEPDRVTYSTLIDIHAKAGYLDVAMDLYGKMQLAGLSPDTFTYSVIINCLGKAGHLAAAYKIFNEMVSQGCVPNLVTYNTMIALQAKARNYTCALKIYRDMQSAGFLPDKVTFSIVMEVLGVCGHLDEAEAVFAEMKRHNLIPDELVYGILVGMWGKAGHVDKAREWFQAMLNAGLRRNVPTCNSLLSAFLRMQRLADAYDLLQSMLRLGLNSSLQTYTLLLSCSTDTTFHIDMGFCWKLMAVTGHPAHTFLVSMPSPGLDGGQNVRQHASNFLDLMHEDRESKRGIVDPMIYFLHKSGLREEAGSVWEVAALKNVYPDAVREKSSCYWLINLHVMSNGTAITALSRTLAWFRKKMIASGVGPSRIDIVKGWGRRSRVTGSSLVRQSVQELLDMFQFPFLPENGNSGCSVGSGDSLNRWLYQSCVERMHLL from the coding sequence ATGTTAAGGAGTAAGCAGATTGGTTCCCTTACCAAGTCTGCTAGGTCATTTTTTGTTAATGGTTCTCGAAGTAGCGGAGCGGAAGGAAGTCCTTGTCCTTATCCTGGAGATGAAACTTATGATGCGAGGAAGCAGCTCAGAAATAATGGAGTTTTGCTTCCACACAAGGATTTCACTTTCAGTTCCAAATCCTCAACAAGAGATGGAGCTATACCTTCTGGGGATGCAATTGGAGCAATTGGCTGTAAGACTGAGAACGCTTCCAAATCTTCAACAAGAGATGGAGCTATACATTCTGCGCATGTTACATCTCTTCCGAGCCCTGCATTGAAATTGGGTTCTGGAAGTGATGTGTGTGGTATTCAGAAAGATCCGTCAACTGCTCGTGTTTCAGTTCAGTTTGTCAAAGCTGGTATTACTGCAGTTAGCCTTCTATCTGACTTGGTAAATTACAAGATTCCTTTATCAGATGGGAAAGAGGTACTCCACAACAACACAAACTGCATGCTTGATCCTTCAAGGCCCATCTCCAGCATAAGACCATCGAACATAAAACCAGTGAAAAGAGAGAGTTTCGTCACTGTTGATAGAAGACCAACCGTTGTTGAGATAGGACGTGGTACAACTTCCAACGTTCATTATGACGCTCAAGCAGAAAAGTTTGCTCCACTGAAGACTACAAGTACAAACCATAGCTCAAGTAACAATATCCAGGATAATTCAGCTAAGAATCATAATGTACCTTCTGGTACTCAATATCTTCAGAGGCAATCTGAGCAACAGAAATCCGAACTTACTTCTTACGGTGTTGTTTCGAATCCTAAGTCCGGACAGGCATCAGAACCTAAGGCTGCAGGAAGTGCCTCTGAAAGCATTAGATCTGGTTCACATAATGTTCAGAAGCCTTCAATGTATGCAAGGAAGCCAGCATGTTTTATCCCATTGAGTAGGCATAATGTGAACACTAGGCATGCTGTAGAGCGTGTTTTAAACATTTTACAGCAGCATAACTGGGTCCCTTCTGCAGAAGAGGCTCTCGAGAAACTCAACTGTTCGTTGGATCCTTATCAAGCCAATCAGGTCCTGAAACAGCTACAAGATCATTCAACTGCTATAGGGTTTTTCAACTGGTTGAAAAGTCGTCCTGGGTTTAAGCATGATGGGTATACTTACACCACAACGGTTGGCATTCTTGGGCGTGTTAGAAAATTCACTTACATAAATCAATTACTGGATGAAATGGCGAGAGATGGGTGTTTACCAAATGTAGTAACTTATAATCGTCTGATTCATAGCTACGGCCGTGCAAATTACTTGAATGAAGCATTAAATGTTTTTCATCAGATGCAAGAAGAGGGCTGTGAACCAGATCGAGTTACCTACTCTACGCTTATTGACATCCATGCGAAAGCAGGTTATTTAGATGTAGCAATGGACTTGTACGGGAAAATGCAGTTGGCAGGTCTCTCTCCTGATACATTTACATACAGTGTCATTATCAACTGTCTAGGGAAAGCTGGGCACTTGGCTGCTGCTTACAAGATCTTCAACGAGATGGTTTCTCAAGGTTGTGTTCCTAACCTGGTCACGTACAATACAATGATTGCTCTTCAAGCCAAGGCAAGAAACTACACTTGTGCCTTAAAAATTTACCGGGACATGCAAAGTGCTGGATTCTTACCTGACAAAGTTACATTCAGTATTGTCATGGAGGTTCTTGGGGTATGTGGACATCTGGATGAAGCAGAAGCTGTATTTGCAGAAATGAAGCGGCACAATTTGATACCAGATGAACTTGTTTATGGTATCTTGGTTGGTATGTGGGGTAAGGCTGGCCATGTCGATAAAGCTCGAGAATGGTTTCAAGCAATGCTCAATGCAGGCCTCCGCCGTAATGTCCCTACATGCAATTCTTTACTCAGTGCTTTTCTCCGAATGCAACGGTTAGCTGATGCCTATGATCTGCTGCAAAGTATGTTGAGATTAGGTCTGAACTCATCTCTTCAGACCTATACTCTGCTCCTCAGCTGCTCTACTGATACAACATTTCATATTGACATGGGTTTTTGCTGGAAACTCATGGCAGTTACTGGCCATCCTGCCCATACATTTTTGGTATCAATGCCATCACCAGGACTCGATGGTGGACAGAACGTGCGGCAACACGCAAGCAACTTCCTCGACTTGATGCACGAAGATAGAGAAAGTAAAAGAGGGATTGTTGATCCGATGATATATTTTCTCCATAAGTCAGGTCTTAGAGAAGAAGCTGGATCAGTTTGGGAGGTAGCGGCTTTAAAAAATGTGTACCCGGATGCAGTTAGAGAGAAGAGTTCCTGTTACTGGCTTATAAACCTTCATGTTATGTCCAATGGAACTGCAATTACAGCATTGTCAAGAACTCTTGCTTGGTTCCGTAAGAAGATGATTGCATCAGGTGTTGGACCAAGCAGAATTGATATTGTTAAAGGCTGGGGCAGGCGTAGTAGAGTCACTGGATCATCTCTGGTCAGACAGTCTGTGCAGGAGTTGCTGGATATGTTTCAGTTTCCATTTTTACCC